A window of Lacibacter sediminis contains these coding sequences:
- a CDS encoding nuclear transport factor 2 family protein: MMAFNFRKYSLLLIFSIAITLVAAQSKKETKVSEAVEKLKLAMVSGERAALESIAADQLSYGHSGGLVETKAQFVEKIASGQSDFVTIELKNQTIAISGNTAIVRHELHATTNDNNKPGEVHLKIMLVWQKQSKEWKLLARQAVKITP, from the coding sequence ATGATGGCTTTCAACTTCAGAAAATATTCCCTGCTTCTCATTTTCAGTATTGCAATAACATTAGTTGCTGCACAATCCAAAAAAGAAACGAAGGTTAGTGAAGCTGTTGAAAAACTAAAACTAGCGATGGTTAGTGGCGAAAGAGCTGCACTGGAATCAATTGCTGCTGATCAACTCAGTTATGGACATTCAGGTGGACTGGTTGAAACAAAAGCACAGTTTGTAGAGAAGATCGCCAGCGGTCAATCTGATTTTGTAACCATCGAATTAAAAAACCAAACCATTGCAATAAGTGGCAACACAGCCATTGTTCGTCATGAACTGCATGCAACAACCAATGACAACAACAAACCAGGTGAAGTACATCTGAAGATTATGCTGGTTTGGCAAAAACAAAGCAAAGAATGGAAATTATTAGCCAGGCAGGCAGTTAAAATCACCCCATAA
- a CDS encoding glycoside hydrolase family 28 protein gives MKKIIVLLSFISTGALVVAQTTPAGFNGKLPVIVAPKFKKDTTSIVKFGAVPDGNTLNTKAINNAIDACNKKGGGVVLVPAGLWLTGPIVLKSNVNLHLATGSTLLFTADKSQYPLVKANWEGLPQMRNQSPISATGVTNIAITGKGIVDGNGDGWRSVKSDKLTAGQWKKLVESGGVVSDDKKTWYPSEAFMKASRGPANPGEIKPERDAAYFAGIKDFLRPNMVLITECKYILLEGVTFQNSAAWCLHPLMSEHLTVRNIFVKNPWYAQNGDGIDVESCSNVLIENSVFDVGDDALCMKSGRDAEGRKRAMPTQNVIIRGCTVYASHGGFVIGSEMSGGARNMYISNCTFIGTDIGLRFKTTRGRGGVVENIFIKDIYMKDIPAEAILFDMYYMAKDPVPLLGEKRELPKVEVKPVDETTPVFRNFHISNVYCNGAAKGIFVRGLPEMHIKDIVLENMVLQADKGIDVQEASGITFKNIQIISADTNPVVDILNSDNISFDKITYKDGSEVLFRVSGDRVKNISIKNTNAANAKQKLLTEFGADVKEIKW, from the coding sequence ATGAAAAAAATTATCGTATTACTTTCTTTTATTTCTACCGGTGCACTTGTAGTTGCGCAAACAACGCCAGCCGGTTTCAATGGTAAATTACCTGTTATCGTCGCTCCTAAATTCAAAAAAGATACAACTAGCATTGTAAAGTTTGGTGCAGTGCCCGATGGTAATACGCTTAATACAAAGGCCATCAATAATGCGATCGATGCATGTAACAAAAAAGGTGGTGGTGTTGTACTGGTTCCTGCTGGTTTATGGTTAACAGGACCAATTGTTTTGAAGAGTAATGTGAATTTGCATTTGGCAACAGGATCTACTTTATTGTTTACAGCAGATAAATCACAATATCCATTAGTGAAAGCAAACTGGGAAGGTTTACCACAGATGCGTAACCAATCTCCTATTTCTGCAACCGGTGTAACAAACATTGCTATTACCGGTAAAGGAATTGTTGATGGCAATGGTGATGGATGGCGCTCAGTAAAGAGCGATAAGCTTACTGCAGGTCAATGGAAAAAATTAGTTGAATCAGGTGGTGTGGTGAGTGATGATAAAAAAACATGGTATCCTTCTGAAGCTTTTATGAAAGCAAGCAGAGGACCAGCGAACCCTGGTGAGATCAAACCTGAACGTGATGCAGCTTACTTCGCAGGCATCAAAGATTTTCTTCGTCCCAACATGGTGCTGATCACTGAATGTAAATACATTTTACTCGAAGGTGTAACCTTTCAAAACTCAGCAGCCTGGTGCTTGCATCCGTTGATGAGTGAACACTTAACCGTTCGCAACATCTTTGTAAAAAATCCATGGTATGCACAGAATGGTGATGGTATTGATGTAGAAAGCTGCAGCAATGTGCTTATCGAAAACTCTGTATTTGATGTGGGCGATGATGCATTGTGTATGAAGAGTGGTCGTGATGCAGAAGGGCGCAAGCGTGCAATGCCAACGCAGAATGTGATCATTCGTGGTTGTACCGTGTATGCATCGCATGGTGGTTTTGTAATTGGCAGTGAAATGAGTGGCGGTGCAAGAAACATGTACATCAGTAATTGCACATTCATTGGTACAGATATTGGTCTTCGTTTCAAAACAACGAGAGGTCGTGGAGGTGTCGTAGAAAATATTTTCATCAAGGATATTTACATGAAAGATATTCCTGCTGAAGCCATTTTGTTTGATATGTACTACATGGCAAAAGATCCTGTTCCACTCTTAGGTGAAAAAAGAGAATTGCCTAAAGTAGAAGTAAAGCCAGTTGATGAAACAACACCGGTGTTTAGAAATTTCCATATCAGCAATGTGTATTGCAATGGTGCTGCTAAAGGCATTTTCGTTCGTGGTCTTCCCGAAATGCATATAAAAGATATTGTGCTGGAGAATATGGTACTGCAGGCCGATAAAGGAATTGATGTGCAGGAAGCGAGCGGTATTACGTTCAAAAACATTCAGATCATTTCTGCCGATACAAACCCGGTAGTTGATATTCTCAACAGCGATAATATTTCGTTTGACAAGATCACATACAAAGACGGTAGTGAAGTATTGTTTCGTGTAAGTGGCGACCGTGTAAAGAATATCAGCATAAAAAATACAAACGCAGCAAACGCAAAACAGAAGTTACTCACTGAGTTTGGCGCAGATGTAAAAGAAATTAAGTGGTAA